A genomic region of Paralichthys olivaceus isolate ysfri-2021 chromosome 18, ASM2471397v2, whole genome shotgun sequence contains the following coding sequences:
- the cdk5rap2 gene encoding CDK5 regulatory subunit-associated protein 2 isoform X3: MKDRCRICCARLAGSQCRWIFSSSAQRKLQVILSHVLGWEVTRDGRGEFLCGKCVFQLEKVVQCDVNLTQLLEDHNSQIQKLQAAKEHMIQCIVHIYNKNNPSLDKRVGESTHCKSPPRSSGVGSPDEGQQLGEIGLGHLGNCMRRCVSLDRIASRGTVSGRSGLKSSRLGSGAGLDGSMKSFGLRGTRQRSKSMYFDLVQRKGILPRSGFKGLSTSLQSLNRDFSSDTYTEPPLKVKLAEAKAFVARHGGATVDPGGKVQARALLWSSSNQPSVISDLIQLLRCISKQHITAPAGSHIPVLKRLSTGQLKPGAMRRHREAALKSLHDLTEEFDDEYTSVRVESEVSRLESVNKHLTEELSQTRSTNENLTKTLEETQTQYKTLSGKLEQKENELSLEGKNALKRDKTIQGLTQVLREKEKEIAELCHEIEDRDDALAKAREAAHKAQLQKYQGAEEHQNLLMAKQTELSQLQGEHNVKVLEAQKLKRALDRKEQELADLQQAKDQLEVELEDLQQQKKKGDKALNDLNNQLKKLSGEIGERESALEQQYQELLDQTKRKVQAHEVTIQRLTSTLADKEQQLQEYINMFRDFEQSKSPGGNDNVLSKLRQRLKEKEKALEQALDEKFAAIEEKDNEIHQLQLSLREKERDLDRLNNLLSHNEETINSFDSLIKEKDVELQHLANTLKNLQRAKQDVEDNLNRSLREKDSIISQLQLSLEGKTKDMEEMAKSMLSQSQSHVHDLAEQMGQRLKVTEVMLAEAVKARERLVADNESAVEGLLATISSKDQLLKESAEHYNRMLSERTQDIQELKKQLSDRQQQLATAEKQSSVRAQEDCLETANLQALLAEKDSLINKLLLHGQERDQFQAEPDHVLELRQTIQIMQEKLDERDAELCRRNGGDNVENIPLSRKTVVILKTELAQKTEALNNALKRENELKISLAELQSLLSELEGRSEGQTANIESLTSTLKTKDEIINVLHQRLGQKGDSRGDHMQDQVIGSGLERSFPGLPQRERTMIGGDSQQEALPNLIALQQEHDALNKALRAEQQLYSSLVRTVKEQDSAQRLHALQLELTAVQLLRQQLEESIKSNEELKDDLEREIHRAKLGEGMDPTDPKELESMRHQLEDAQRWNASLQARLGAIQNRGGGVGGANDGGDTLSFIGDQTSYMSICVGEGQDDSLCQLSEQELKQKVLDLQDCVSRLQTVNNELQSRLSLLEKSEHEASNKEGKDMVSTWNQLKRTQETQLLADSDRKHHPGRNKESQTDIKLGQMVSGKQLGNENMDSGLSQSREHPQSGNNTLDTGEREQKNGDVMALKSLLTDCGATSVSHLREKLHRLASENVEMRGLLKEQKSAECKEKESTDASGNSSDGQAELRQSMETLPIKVSNEKGAEVVVSTANGMETSKTKGPGHATRHGAGLKSRLPVPVRQREETGSSSMQSTRPEYLRTDALQHPHSDDVYQQLHAETDFSISLQQSTSTAQHSRGSAGLDKGSEAEQRLDNTQTDSALFTQLELLHQECQEKEALINKLSEQLADWEELHTQLQEKEQLNHQYVEALQAAESTIAYLTACSLDNQGGFGSHTSSGAGSGSVGSDAALHSRCMELQKALQDKEELNNQLIELVIMAEKAITCSNSQENNPEIRDLCSQIDSALQQVNASSKRDSPRGVSGSTNASMQELQRHTDSLQEALWEQNKLNAELREKLRDADAAAKQSYNSNSAGQDGKPSRQLAAENGSEEHHGAMGSSVDASLTQDLTKAVINCLSATESAIASLAEHCTYPGSSTSAKSSRISSDLQVNLNKLQRALQEREELGESTQIQTTKSSSKCSTAVTGTKGQLPRDLHQNLCLLCKVYNDLSHRISELQISLQEEKGHREESEAHRSVQDGKGLPPNVQAQLESLHKALREKKKAYKSLEEKLATALTETTPTQTARKALEQDDKGVQVDLQDLGYETSGKSENDREESSSTDLEVGVNPSRSASSLPSLLKHEQATFSSTENLDSTSSTPYPSSPALSSAKVSLKSLQVYDEYGVSENPLQLQGQVRELKAQLENQTKLILQMQNLLRRNSLSSDLIANASDPSVVIRDQEGTRKEDRCQDSSYRTVQQREKKEGENQAMKDKTSRLNLDQERERTLNKSTTEQLPQTHSRSTSPARLDSLVKSQARELSQLRQQIKESRGLGALQRRQLEELSNAFKELLQASKVDFYMGEVVKEQLDKSLNLLDRLEGRLDKGESHLDNEDAAALELSRSLGELQQGSHSLLSHEDMRDLPDNPARIQLELDHLRLELEGDRELLQQCIRVLVQQNLTLAKCTREQLDLLAKELQEKNRLIQTLQSQFGSQSPSSHHSSHSDLYHSDRTSSSCHSPQGGSRSPSQRHSSDWMGAAVPPVGGAQADGVSSHRGASSRLQGLQRENGRLREQLRGNEELNATLRSELDLHRSIISQSSPYHQNWDQGQDKQGPGPQTEAHEVDRDIAPQSAPEQHSTMNSDLLAEHLQEIRALRQRLEESIRTNDRLREQLERRLAEVEKDPATNIFIQGNEEQGHLANEVRFLRGQNQTLKEQLNLASRDKQRENEKLRETLARRTAKLEQSRKESEAIRQENSRLQEGLEHISQENSELQDSLHHSKEELHRLQCEVKLQRQQLSDSQHLLQSLRVELQVYEKIKIDAHKHNAESSETNQEPLPVPSSSSLDLSELLSEIRHLRLQLERSIQTNTALRQRLEEQLLRGPNRSETININYLLSSPDEGGRSPGREGCDLRHSFQYNEQTNVLDEKRRARSEVGGGSFSSSSGDSGAPSRLVPGHRMWANRNGRHVLGLIEDYNALRKQISEGRKLSHSMDTQLQECLHTVRQQSSDNKVMEQQHLKSLSSSMSTMQHVLEEAGRLLKLVWRVSLPAGNTAGDSGNNQQQDELLKTEIARLKSRLSQQERMLSGAVKRLRSTNQLKEGMERVIIDQLALTHGVLKKARGNLETNYCTVFGLKGLSGGPDEGGPSHWPVGGTTEPERRSAPISGPGRHSASSDSDTSLHCSF; encoded by the exons ATGAAGGACCGATGTCGTATATGTTGTGCTCGTCTGGCAGGCAGCCAGTGTCGCTGGATCTTCAGCTCATCAGCACAGAGGAAGCTACAAGTGATCTTGTCCCATGTCCTGGGTTGGGAGGTGACACGCGATGGTCGAGGCGAGTTCCTCTGtgggaaatgtgttttccaGTTGGAGAAGGTGGTACAGTGTGATGTTAACCTCACCCAGCTGCTGGAAGATCACAACAGTCAGATCCAGAAACTGCAGGCGGCGAAAGAACACATGATCCAGTGCATCGTCCACATctacaacaaaaacaacccaAGCTTGGACAAGAGAGTTGGGGAGAGCACTCACTGCAAGTCTCCACCCAGATCCTCTGGGGTTGGCAGTCCTGATGAAGGACAGCAGTTAGGTGAGATTGGACTTGGTCACTTGGGGAATTGCATGAGAAGGTGTGTGAGTCTGGACAGAATTGCTAGTAGAGGGACAGTCTCTGGGCGCTCAGGCCTCAAGAGCAGCAGGCTTGGGTCAGGGGCAGGGCTTGATGGCTCTATGAAGAGTTTTGGTCTCAGAGGAACACGCCAACGTTCAAAGAGCATGTATTTTGACCTGGTCCAACGTAAAGGCATACTACCCAGATCTGGATTCAAAGGACTCTCCACATCCCTGCAGTCCTTGAATCGAGACTTTTCGTCAGACACGTATACAGAGCCTCCACTCAAAGTGAAACTCGCAGAGGCCAAGGCATTTGTAGCCAGGCATGGTGGTGCCACTGTTGACCCAGGAGGAAAAGTCCAGGCCAGAGCACTGCTCTGGAGCTCCTCAAATCAACCATCTGTGATCTCTGACTTGATCCAGCTTTTACGCTGCATTTCCAAGCAACACATCACTGCCCCTGCAGGAAGCCACATCCCTGTCCTGAAGAGGCTAAGTACTGGCCAACTTAAACCTGGAGCAATGCGCAGACACAGAGAAGCAGCATTGAAGTCTCTTCATGATCTTACAGAGGAATTTGATGATGAATATACCTCTGTCAGAGTGGAG AGTGAGGTTAGCCGATTGGAGTCCGTCAATAAGCACCTGACTGAAGAGCTCTCACAGACAAGAAGCACCAACGAGAACCTGACAAAAACACTAGAGGAAACCCAAACTCAGTACAAG ACCCTGTCAGGGAAGTTGGAGCAGAAGGAGAATGAACTCAGCTTGGAGGGTAAAAATGCCCTGAAGCGAGACAAAACAATCCAGGGGTTGACTCAGGTCCTccgagaaaaggaaaaagag ATTGCAGAGCTGTGTCATGAGATTGAGGACAGGGATGATGCTCTAGCCAAGGCTAGAGAGGCAGCACATAAGGCTCAACTGCAGAAATACCAG GGAGCAGAGGAACACCAAAACCTATTAAtggcaaaacaaacagagctgtCCCAACTCCAGGGGGAACACAATGTCAAAGTGCTTGAAGCACAAAAGCTAAAGCGTGCCCTGGACAGAAAGGAGCAAGAGCTGGCTGACTTGCAACAAGCAAAGGACCAACTGGAGGTTGAACTGGAAGACCTgcaacagcagaagaagaaaggagaCAAAGCCCTGAAT GATCTTAATAATCAGCTGAAGAAGCTAAGCGGTGAGAttggggagagggagagtgcTCTGGAGCAGCAGTACCAGGAGCTGCTAGATCAAACCAAAAGAAAAGTGCAAGCCCATGAGGTCACCATCCAGCGGCTTACATCCACCCTTGCTGATAAAGAGCAGCAGCTACAG GAATACATAAATATGTTCAGAGACTTTGAGCAAAGCAAAAGCCCAGGAGGAAACGACAATGTGCTTTCCAAGCTGCGGCAAAGactgaaagaaaaggagaaggcTCTGGAG CAAGCACTGGATGAGAAGTTTGCTGCCATTGAggagaaagacaatgagattcacCAGCTGCAGCTGTCTCTaagggagaaggaaagagacCTGGACAGGCTAAATAACTTGCTATCTCACAACGAGGAAACCATAAAT AGTTTTGATAGTCTGATCAAGGAGAAggatgtggagctgcagcatctTGCAAACACACTCAAAAACCTTCAGAGAGCAAAGCAAGATGTAGAAGATAACCTGAACAGATCACTGAGGGAGAAGGACTCCATCATCAGCCAACTGCAGCTCTCCCTGGAGGGCAAGACAAAGGACATGGAG GAAATGGCCAAATCCATGCTAAGCCAGTCACAAAGTCATGTACATGACCTTGCTGAACAGATGGGCCAGAGGTTAAAAGTGACAGAGGTTATGTTGGCTGAGGCTGTGAAAGCCAGGGAAAGGCTGGTTGCAGACAATGAAAGCGCAGTGGAAGGACTGTTGGCTACAATCAGCAGCAAGGACCAACTTCTCAAG gAGTCTGCTGAGCACTACAACCGCATGTTGTCTGAGCGTACACAAGACATTCAGGAACTAAAGAAGCAGCTGTCTGACAGGCAACAGCAGCTTGCCACTGCTGAGAAGCAAAGCTCTGTAAGAGCCCAGGAGGATTGTTTAGAGACTGCAAACCTCCAAGCACTGCTTGCTGAAAAAGACAGCCTCATCAAT AAACTTCTGCTGCATGGTCAGGAGAGGGACCAGTTTCAGGCGGAGCCAGATCATGTGTTGGAGCTCAGACAAACTATCCAAATCATGCAGGAGAAGTTGGACGAGAGGGATG CTGAGCTGTGTAGAAGGAATGGCGGCGATAATGTGGAGAACATCCCACTCTCCAGGAAGACAGTTGTCATCCTGAAGACTGAGCTGGCACAGAAAACTGAGGCACTGAACAATGCCCTGAAGAGGGAGAATGAACTGAAG ATCTCATTGGCGGAGCTACAGTCATTACTGTCTGAGCTGGAGGGTCGCAGTGAAGGTCAGACTGCTAATATTGAGTCACTGACTTCCACTCTGAAGACCAAGGATGAGATAATCAAT GTTCTTCACCAGCGCCTTGGGCAGAAGGGTGACAGTCGGGGTGATCACATGCAGGATCAGGTTATTGGCTCTGGCCTGGAAAGATCATTCCCTGGACTCCCACAAAGAGAGAGAACCATGATTGGTGGAGACAGCCAGCAAGAG GCTTTACCCAACCTTATAGCCCTGCAACAGGAACATGATGCTCTTAACAAAGCCCTGAGAGCGGAACAACAGCTCTACTCTAGCCTGGTCAGGACTGTTAAAGAGCAGGACAG TGCCCAGCGTCTCCATGCTCTGCAGCTGGAACTGACTGCGGTGCAGCTCCTCAGGCAGCAGCTAGAGGAGAGCATCAAATCTAATGAGGAGCTCAAGGATGACTTGGAGAGAGAGATACACAGAGCCAAACTCGGAGAAG GCATGGACCCCACTGATCCTAAAGAACTCGAGAGCATGAGACATCAGCTCGAAGATGCACAGCGCTGGAATGCATCTCTGCAGGCTCGCTTAGGAGCAATCCAGAACCGTGGAGGAGGGGTCGGTGGGGCCAATGATGGTG GCGACACTTTGAGTTTCATTGGCGATCAGACTTCCTACATGAGTATATGTGTGGGGGAGGGGCAGGATGACAGCTTGTGTCAACTCTCTGAACAAGAGCTAAAGCAGAAG GTGCTGGACCTGCAGGATTGTGTAAGCAGACTGCAGACTGTAAACAACGAGTTGCAGAGCCGACTGTCGCTATTGGAGAAGTCAGAGCATGAGGCTTCCAACAAGGAGGGAAAAGACATGGTCAGCACCTGGAATCAG CTAAAGAGGACGCAGGAGACACAGCTTTTGGCTGACAGTGACAGGAAGCATCACCCTGGTAGGAACAAAGAGAGCCAGACAGACATCAAACTAGGACAG ATGGTGTCTGGAAAACAATTGGGTAATGAGAATATGGACAGTGGTCTTAGCCAGAGTAGAGAACATCCTCAGTCTGGCAACAACACTTTggacactggagagagagaacagaagaaTGGAGATGTAATGGCACTTAAATCCCTGCTGACTGATTGTGGGGCTACATCAGTCTCACACCTCAG AGAGAAGTTGCACAGACTGGCAtctgaaaatgtggaaatgcGGGGTCTATTGAAGGAACAAAAATCTGCAGAgtgtaaagaaaaagagagcaCGGATGCCTCAGGGAACAGCAGTGATGGACAGGCCGAATTGAGGCAGAGTATGGAAACACTGCCGATCAAGGTGTCAAATGAAAAGGGAGCGGAGGTAGTTGTCAGCACTGCCAATGGGATGGAGACGTCAAAAACTAAAGGACCAGGCCATGCCACAAGGCATGGG GCTGGTCTCAAATCTCGCCTTCCTGTtcctgtgagacagagagaggagactggcagcagcagcatgcagtCAACTAGACCTGAATACCTGAGGACTGATGCACTTCAACACCCTCATTCGGATGATGTGTATCAGCAATTACACGCAGAAACTGACTTCTCAATATCTCTCCAGCAAAGCACTTCCACTGCACAGCATAGCAGAGGTTCAGCAGGGTTGGACAAGGGCTCTGAAGCTGAACAGAGACTGGATAACACCCAGACTGACTCTGCTCTATTCACTCAGCTGGAGCTCCTCCACCAGGAGTGTCAGGAGAAAGAAGCCCTAATCAACAAGCTCAGTGAGCAGCTTGCTGACTGGGAAGAGCTCCACACTCAGCTTCAGGAAAAGGAACAGCTTAATCACCAGTATGTTGAAGCCCTACAGGCTGCAGAATCAACTATTGCTTACCTGACTGCCTGCAGTCTGGACAACCAGGGAGGATTTGGATCACACACCAGTTCAGGAGCAGGTTCTGGTTCTGTGGGTTCAGATGCTGCCCTCCACAGTCGATGCATGGAGCTGCAGAAAGCCCTACAGGACAAGGAGGAGCTTAACAACCAGCTTATTGAGCTTGTGATTATGGCAGAGAAAGCCATCACCTGCTCCAACAGCCAGGAAAATAATCCAGAAATCAGGGATCTTTGCTCACAGATAGACAGCGCCCTGCAGCAGGTTAATGCATCCTCAAAGAGAGACAGCCCAAGAGGTGTTTCTGGAAGCACTAACGCCTCAATGCAGGAGTTGCAGCGACACACAGACTCTTTGCAGGAGGCACTTTGGGAGCAGAACAAGCTCAATGCAGAGCTGAGGGAAAAACTGAGAGATGCAGATGCTGCTGCTAAACAGAGCTACAACAGTAACAGTGCTGGCCAGGATGGTAAACCTTCAAGGCAGTTAGCAGCAGAGAATGGCTCAGAGGAACACCACGGGGCAATGGGAAGTTCTGTTGACGCTAGTTTAACTCAGGATTTGACAAAAGCTGTAATTAACTGCCTAAGTGCAACTGAGTCTGCCATTGCCTCTCTAGCAGAACACTGTACATATCCTGGCTCCTCGACTTCTGCTAAATCCTCACGGATCAGCTCTGACCTGCAGGTGAATTTAAACAAACTTCAGAGAGCCCTGCAAGAGAGGGAAGAACTGGGAGAATCCACCCAGATACAAACAACCAAATCCAGCAGCAAGTGTAGCACCGCTGTCACTGGAACAAAGGGTCAACTTCCCAGAGACCTCCATCAaaatctctgtctcctctgcaaGGTCTACAATGATCTCTCTCACAGGATTTCTGAATTGCAGATTTCCTTACAAGAAGAGAAAGGCCATAGAGAAGAGAGCGAGGCCCACAGGTCAGTGCAGGATGGAAAGGGATTACCACCAAATGTTCAGGCCCAGCTAGAGTCTCTCCACAAGGcactgagagagaagaagaaagcatATAAAAGCCTGGAAGAGAAACTAGCCACCGCTCTTACTGAGACAACCCCCACCCAAACTGCACGGAAAG CTCTGGAGCAGGATGACAAAGGCGTGCAGGTGGATTTGCAAGACCTGGGTTACGAAACCAGTGGCAAGAGTGAAAACGATAGGGAAGAGAGCAGTAGCACAG ATCTAGAGGTTGGTGTGAACCCAAGTCGTAGTGCTTCTAGCCTGCCTTCCCTACTGAAACACGAACAggccaccttctcctccactgAAAACCTGGACTCAACCTCCAGCACACCGTATCCAAGTTCTCCAGCTCTCAGCTCAGCCAAG GTCAGTCTGAAAAGCCTTCAGGTCTATGACGAGTACGGTGTTTCTGAAAATCCTCTCCAGCTTCAGGGACAAGTGAGAGAGCTGAAGGCCCAGCTGGAAAACCAGACCAAACTCATCCTCCAAATGCAAAACCTTCTGCGTAGGAACTCCCTCTCCAGTGACCTTATTGCCAACGCCTCTGACCCCTCCGTTGTCATCAGGGATCAAGAAGGGACACGGAAGGAGGACCGTTGCCAGGATAGTAGCTACAGAACTGTGCAGcaaagggagaaaaaggagggagagaaccAGGCGATGAAGGATAAAACCAGCCGTCTGAATTTggaccaggagagagagaggacactgAACAAAAGCACAACTGAACAGCTGCCACAGACCCACAGCCGCTCTACATCACCTGCCCG ACTGGACTCCCTGGTGAAGTCACAAGCCAGGGAGCTGTCACAACTGAGGCAGCAGATCAAGGAGAGCCGGGGACTGGGAGCCCTGCAGCGCCgacagctggaggagctgagcaACGCCTTTaaggagctgctgcaggccaGCAAAGTCGACTTCTACATGGGGGAGGTAGTCAAAGAGCAGCTGGACAAGAGCCTGAATCTTCTGGACAGACTGGAGGGACGGCTGGACAAAG GAGAGTCTCATCTGGATAATGAGGATGCGGCAGCTCTGGAACTGTCTCGCAG TCTCGGGGAGCTTCAGCAGGGATCACATTCCCTGCTGTCCCATGAGGACATGAGAGATCTCCCTGACAACCCAGCTAGAATCCAACTGGAGTTAGATCATCTGCGTTTGGAGCTAGAGGGCGAtagagagctgctgcagcagtgcaTCAGAGTCCTGGTTCAACAAAACCTCACCCTGGCCAAATGCACCAGAGAGCAGCTGGATCT gTTGGCtaaagagctgcaggagaagaaccGTCTCATCCAGACCCTGCAGAGCCAGTTCGGAAGCCAAAGTCCCAGCAGCCACCACAGCTCTCACTCTGACCTGTACCACTCTGACAGGACCTCTTCCTCCTGCCATAGCCCACAAGGTGGCAGTCGATCTCCAA GCCAGCGACACTCCTCTGATTGGATGGGAGCAGCTGTTCCACCTGTAGGTGGAGCTCAGGCGGACGGTGTGTCCAGTCACAGGGGTGCTTCCAGCAGACTGCAGGGCCTGCAGAGGGAGAACGGGCGACTGCGGGAGCAGCTGAGAGGCAACGAGGAGCTCAACGCCACCCTGCGCAGTGAACTGGACCTACATCGATCAATTATTTCCCAGAGCAGCCCGTACCATCAGAATTGGGATCAAGGCCAGGACAAGCAGGGGCCAGGGCCTCAGACAGAAGCTCATGAAGTAGACAGAGACATTGCCCCACAGAGTGCTCCTGAGCAGCATAGCACTATGAATTCAG ACCTGCTGGCAGAACACCTGCAGGAGATTCGAGCTCTGCGACAACGTCTGGAGGAGAGCATCCGCACAAACGACCGTCTCAGGGAACAGCTGGAGAGGAGACTAGCCGAGGTGGAGAAAGACCCAG CTACCAACATCTTCATCCAGGGTAATGAGGAGCAGGGGCATCTGGCTAATGAGGTGCGATTTCTCAGGGGACAAAATCAAACCCTAAAGGAACAGCTCAACCTGGCATCTCGAG ACAAGCAGAGGGAGAACGAGAAGCTACGCGAGACTCTGGCCAGACGGACTGCCAAACTAGAGCAGAGCAGGAAGGAGTCTGAAGCAATCAGGCAGGAAAATAGCCGACTTCAGGAGGGGCTGGAGCACATTAGCCAAGAAaactcagagctgcaggattcactgcaccacagcaaagaggagctgcatag gttGCAGTGTGAGGTGAAGCTCCAGCGGCAGCAGCTGTCTGACTCCCAGCATCTTCTCCAGTCACTGCGAGTGGAGCTGCAAGTTTATGAAAAGATCAAGATTGATGCTCACAAACACAACG CAGAATCCAGTGAGACAAACCAGGAGCCACTTCCTGTTCCATCCTCCAGCTCTTTGGACCTGAGCGAGCTTCTGTCAGAGATCCGTCACCTGAGGCTGCAGCTGGAGAGGAGCATCCAGACCAACACGGCTCTGCGGCAGagactggaggagcagctgctccGAGGACCCAACCGCTCTGAAACCATCAACATCAACTACCTGCTGTCATCTCCAG ATGAAGGGGGCAGGTCACCAGGTCGTGAAGGCTGCGATCTTCGCCACTCATTTCAGTACAACGAACAAACCAATGTCCTGG atgagAAACGCCGCGCTCGTTCAGAGGTGGGCGGTGGgtccttcagcagcagctctggtgaCTCTGGCGCTCCGTCTCGTCTGGTGCCGGGCCACAGGATGTGGGCCAATCGCAACGGCCGCCACGTTTTAGGCCTGATCGAGGACTACAACGCCCTGCGGAAGCAGATCTCAGAGGGTCGTAAGCTGTCGCACAGCATGGACACACAACTGCAGGAGTGTCTGCACACAGTCAGGCAGCAGAGCTCTGACAACAAG GTGATGGAACAGCAGCATCTGAAGAGTTTGTCCAGCAGCATGAGTACCATGCAGCATGTGTTAGAGGAGGCCGGTCGACTGCTCAAACTGGTGTGGAGAGTCTCTCTGCCAGCTGGAAACACAGCAGGGGACAGTGGCAACAACCAGCAG caGGACGAGCTGCTGAAAACTGAGATAGCCAGACTGAAAAGCCGGCTGTCGCAGCAGGAGAGGATGCTGAGTGGAGCCGTGAAACGCCTCCGCAGCACCAACCAGCTCAAAGAGGGAATGGAGAGGGTCATCATCGATCAGT TGGCTCTAACTCATGGAGTGTTGAAGAAAGCCAGGGGAAACTTAGAG ACAAATTACTGTACCGTCTTTGGCCTGAAGGGCCTGTCTGGAGGACCAGACGAAG gAGGTCCCAGTCACTGGCCAGTAGGGGGCACTACAGAGCCTGAGAGGAGGAGTGCACCCATTTCCGGACCAGGCAGACACTCAGCGTCCTCAGACAGCGACACCTCTCTGCACTGCAGCTTCTAA